In Microbacterium pumilum, the following proteins share a genomic window:
- a CDS encoding DUF6338 family protein has translation MSLPTDGFGILAYLALIVPGIIFIMVRSQLRGFRDVDRSVGARILLAFVVSAIFVALYTAILGPRAVARLQSGAEVTPDEVAGAAWLFILTAILIPAVVSWAIYGETALLRPIHRAANTIKARITNSRYEPTPTAWDLATTTTEATWVRVRLNDGVWVGGRFGDRSYFSTYPEPRDLFIEEQYIMSGEGAFVDPVPSSAGVWVAVKDDYLVEWLHDAED, from the coding sequence ATGAGCCTGCCCACGGATGGGTTTGGGATCCTCGCGTATTTGGCTCTCATCGTTCCCGGAATCATCTTCATCATGGTCCGATCTCAACTTCGCGGCTTTCGAGACGTCGATCGGAGCGTAGGCGCGCGTATTCTTTTGGCGTTCGTGGTCAGTGCGATCTTCGTTGCCCTCTATACGGCGATCCTCGGCCCGCGCGCAGTGGCCCGACTGCAGTCCGGTGCCGAGGTGACACCGGACGAGGTCGCTGGCGCCGCATGGCTGTTCATCCTCACAGCGATCCTCATCCCGGCAGTTGTCTCGTGGGCGATCTACGGCGAAACAGCCTTGCTTCGCCCTATTCATCGCGCCGCCAACACGATCAAGGCTCGGATCACCAACTCCCGGTATGAGCCCACGCCGACGGCGTGGGATCTCGCTACTACGACGACGGAGGCAACTTGGGTGCGAGTCCGGCTCAACGACGGCGTATGGGTTGGCGGAAGGTTTGGCGATCGCTCGTACTTCAGCACCTACCCCGAACCGCGGGACCTCTTCATCGAGGAGCAATACATCATGAGCGGGGAGGGCGCGTTTGTGGACCCCGTGCCCTCCAGCGCCGGTGTGTGGGTGGCTGTGAAGGACGACTACCTAGTTGAATGGCTCCACGACGCCGAAGACTAG
- a CDS encoding tyrosine-type recombinase/integrase: protein MDGRLEVVQAVPFGSVELHLVSGVTLLREDAAVFEAMLEGWAAQQRGGRNLQAYTVGQRVHAVRRFQRFANAYPWEWSAAGFDEWMTDQVTVHQLVPSTIRNNQIAIRQFCDFLCSPHYGWADECERRFGSHPVQVCHEWNTRVHVQENEADPRRRPLTRQELQRLFDRADEEVETRLRAGRKGAASAYRDATLLKVIYAWGLRAREAIMLDTADYYRNPKLPDFGGFGFLRVRYGKASRGSPPKPRTVATVMPWAVDALADYVERVMPLMQGGQASALWWSERGTRLSQRSLNDRFAQLRDELGLDERLTPHCLRHSYATHLIEDGHDPVFVQRQLGHAYQSTTGIYTHVSEEFANRILKDALGRIPNLLPEGMEKQ from the coding sequence TTGGACGGGAGGCTTGAGGTGGTGCAGGCGGTGCCGTTCGGGTCGGTCGAGCTGCATCTGGTGTCGGGTGTCACGTTGCTTCGTGAGGACGCGGCGGTGTTTGAGGCGATGCTCGAGGGGTGGGCGGCGCAGCAGCGCGGGGGCCGGAATCTCCAGGCGTACACGGTGGGCCAGCGGGTGCACGCGGTGCGCAGGTTTCAAAGGTTCGCGAACGCGTATCCGTGGGAGTGGAGCGCGGCCGGGTTCGACGAGTGGATGACGGATCAGGTCACGGTGCACCAGCTGGTGCCCTCGACGATCCGGAACAACCAGATCGCGATCCGACAGTTCTGCGACTTCCTGTGCTCACCGCACTACGGCTGGGCGGATGAATGCGAGCGACGATTCGGGTCGCATCCGGTGCAGGTGTGTCATGAGTGGAACACCCGCGTGCACGTGCAGGAGAACGAGGCCGACCCACGCCGCCGCCCGTTGACCCGGCAGGAGCTTCAGCGCCTGTTCGACCGCGCCGACGAGGAGGTCGAGACGCGATTGCGGGCGGGGCGGAAGGGCGCGGCGTCGGCGTATCGGGACGCGACGCTGTTGAAGGTGATCTACGCGTGGGGTCTGCGGGCGCGGGAGGCGATCATGCTCGACACCGCCGACTACTATCGCAACCCGAAACTGCCTGACTTCGGCGGGTTCGGGTTCCTGCGGGTCCGCTACGGCAAAGCCTCGCGAGGGTCGCCGCCGAAGCCACGCACCGTCGCGACCGTGATGCCGTGGGCGGTCGACGCACTGGCCGATTACGTCGAGCGTGTGATGCCGCTGATGCAAGGCGGGCAGGCGTCCGCGTTGTGGTGGTCGGAGCGGGGCACCCGGCTCAGCCAACGGTCGCTCAATGACCGGTTCGCGCAACTGCGGGACGAGCTCGGCCTGGACGAGCGACTCACACCGCATTGCCTCCGACACAGTTACGCCACCCATCTCATCGAGGACGGCCACGACCCAGTCTTCGTGCAACGACAGCTGGGGCATGCGTATCAGTCCACGACGGGCATCTACACGCACGTGTCGGAAGAGTTCGCCAACCGGATACTGAAGGACGCGCTCGGCCGGATCCCCAACTTGCTCCCGGAAGGAATGGAGAAGCAATGA
- a CDS encoding type IV secretory system conjugative DNA transfer family protein, which produces MSELLGRAIAVVIAVAVVLGVIFTFVTGVVTQLICGVRPEPHDLFSGLWLAISGEPTAFTLASDCTLPVWQIRLADLLLVLVVAAAVVFGLVQWQKYRHSDAAFIADLRGRPGFADASEIRQYLSAKAVLRRAGQLRPDLHKPRATDVGWRVGRSRGLDVFVSIEDSVALEGPPRSGKGYRVLISAILDWSGPLITTSTTNDNLTATMRMRQARGAVHVFDPQGLSGVRDTLRINPIAGCEDPLVAMQRGSAIITGTALGASTTNGEWAQASGVVLGRLLHAAAVGDRTISDLYAWGSSPSLAKSAVQVLRTSGAAGWGDSLEATLFGDDKLLSSIWFGVQGAVAPLAVPQIREALMPRPGQPEFDPREFLDAPNTLYLVGSASGASAMGGFLGAVLDDIVEVARARAVSSPGSRLAHPLGLILDEIANMFRWGNLPRIMADGGGRGICTFVVLQALSQAETAWSRAEADTIWAAATAKVLLGGASHVDHLRDVETLLGHRDRRRTQRSWSSHEAGHSTSEHHERLPVMSVDEIRRMPQNLGLLAYRNRRGVLLDLSGWDERKDAKAVQSGKRETEREQRDVFEAARAPAPPSQDTEESDTPLSVTAEVIEE; this is translated from the coding sequence ATGAGCGAGTTGCTGGGTAGAGCGATTGCTGTCGTTATCGCGGTTGCTGTCGTGCTTGGCGTCATCTTCACGTTCGTGACAGGCGTGGTAACGCAGCTCATCTGCGGAGTGCGACCGGAACCGCACGACTTGTTCTCGGGCCTTTGGCTGGCGATCAGTGGTGAGCCGACCGCGTTCACCCTGGCGTCTGACTGCACTCTGCCGGTGTGGCAGATCCGACTCGCTGATTTGCTACTCGTCCTGGTCGTGGCGGCTGCGGTCGTGTTCGGGCTGGTGCAGTGGCAGAAGTATCGGCACTCCGATGCGGCGTTCATCGCCGACCTGCGTGGGCGGCCGGGGTTCGCCGACGCATCCGAGATCCGTCAGTACCTATCGGCGAAGGCGGTGCTCCGGCGCGCCGGCCAGCTGCGCCCAGACCTCCACAAGCCTCGCGCGACAGACGTCGGCTGGCGTGTCGGGCGGTCCCGCGGACTGGACGTCTTCGTGTCGATCGAGGACTCCGTCGCACTCGAGGGACCGCCGCGATCAGGTAAGGGCTACCGAGTGCTGATCTCTGCAATCCTCGACTGGTCTGGCCCGCTCATCACGACCTCGACGACGAACGACAACCTGACCGCGACGATGAGGATGCGCCAGGCACGCGGTGCAGTCCATGTGTTCGACCCGCAGGGGCTCTCCGGGGTGCGCGACACCTTGCGAATCAACCCGATCGCCGGGTGCGAAGATCCGCTCGTCGCGATGCAGCGCGGTTCAGCAATCATCACGGGAACGGCACTCGGCGCGTCGACGACCAACGGCGAGTGGGCTCAGGCATCGGGCGTCGTGTTGGGACGGCTCCTGCACGCGGCCGCCGTTGGTGATCGCACCATTTCAGATCTGTACGCATGGGGGTCAAGCCCGTCGCTTGCGAAGTCCGCGGTGCAGGTGCTCCGGACGAGCGGCGCGGCGGGTTGGGGCGACAGTCTCGAGGCGACTCTCTTCGGCGACGACAAGCTGCTGTCGTCGATCTGGTTCGGCGTGCAGGGAGCAGTGGCTCCGCTCGCGGTGCCACAGATCCGGGAGGCTCTGATGCCGCGGCCCGGCCAGCCTGAGTTCGATCCACGCGAGTTTCTGGATGCGCCGAACACCCTTTACCTGGTCGGCTCGGCGTCTGGTGCGTCCGCGATGGGCGGCTTCCTGGGTGCTGTACTCGACGACATCGTCGAGGTCGCTCGCGCGCGCGCCGTTTCATCCCCTGGCTCGCGGCTTGCGCATCCACTCGGTTTGATCCTTGATGAGATCGCCAACATGTTCCGCTGGGGGAATCTGCCACGCATCATGGCTGACGGCGGTGGCCGCGGCATCTGTACGTTCGTCGTATTGCAGGCCCTGTCCCAGGCTGAGACGGCATGGTCACGCGCCGAGGCCGACACGATCTGGGCGGCGGCGACCGCCAAAGTCCTGCTCGGTGGCGCCTCTCACGTTGACCATCTGCGCGACGTAGAGACGTTGCTCGGCCACCGCGACCGGCGACGCACGCAGCGATCGTGGAGTTCCCACGAAGCCGGCCACTCCACAAGCGAGCACCACGAGCGACTTCCCGTGATGTCGGTAGATGAGATCCGGCGCATGCCCCAGAACCTCGGCCTCCTGGCATACCGGAACCGACGAGGCGTGCTGCTCGATCTGTCCGGGTGGGACGAGCGCAAGGATGCCAAGGCGGTGCAGTCGGGCAAGCGGGAGACGGAGCGCGAACAGCGGGATGTTTTCGAGGCGGCGCGGGCGCCCGCGCCGCCGTCGCAGGACACCGAAGAGTCCGACACCCCTCTTTCGGTAACCGCGGAGGTGATCGAAGAGTGA
- a CDS encoding zeta toxin family protein, translated as MRRLVADPGAEPHGILPLVFGGSRASTQPSLTLVVGQPGAGKSLSVRSLLDPDDPSGAVISADDLAAFHPDFLRLARRSPLDAPSAMAPLVADWITESLAFARTSKRSLVLELSVRTPSAAFATAEGFAVAGFATRIVVVAARRSESLLSTASRYFNARRVGMPARFTDRATHNQGWAGTQVLVREAEAATPVDRLSIVSRDGSVLFDAKSDDGFAGATAALEAAQRAPIRSIAAAEWFGELRRVMDFATATRELAPPVTEVLIELHELALGEVLPLVGTGRNSTFSTQQRARLSADLASLRRALPREEPRFDPAAPIITPPAPTRGGPSL; from the coding sequence GTGAGACGGCTCGTGGCTGACCCCGGCGCGGAGCCCCACGGCATCCTTCCGCTCGTGTTTGGCGGGTCGCGAGCCTCCACGCAGCCATCGCTCACGTTGGTCGTCGGCCAGCCCGGCGCTGGCAAGAGTCTTTCCGTGCGGTCTCTCCTCGACCCCGACGACCCAAGCGGTGCGGTCATCAGCGCCGATGACCTCGCAGCATTTCACCCTGACTTCCTTCGGCTCGCGCGGCGGAGTCCCCTTGACGCGCCAAGTGCAATGGCTCCGCTGGTCGCTGACTGGATCACTGAAAGCCTCGCCTTTGCGCGGACCTCGAAGCGATCCTTGGTGCTCGAGCTGAGCGTCCGTACCCCCTCCGCGGCGTTCGCAACGGCGGAAGGCTTCGCCGTCGCCGGCTTCGCGACGCGGATCGTGGTCGTGGCTGCCCGACGATCCGAGAGCCTGCTGTCCACCGCATCTCGCTACTTCAATGCTCGACGCGTCGGCATGCCTGCGAGGTTCACCGATCGGGCCACACACAACCAGGGCTGGGCTGGAACCCAAGTGCTTGTTCGCGAGGCTGAAGCGGCTACACCTGTGGATCGTCTGTCGATCGTAAGCCGGGACGGATCCGTCCTCTTTGACGCGAAAAGTGACGACGGATTTGCCGGCGCGACCGCCGCACTGGAAGCAGCACAGCGGGCACCGATCCGCAGCATCGCGGCTGCGGAGTGGTTCGGAGAGCTTCGACGCGTGATGGACTTCGCGACGGCCACTCGGGAGCTCGCACCGCCCGTCACTGAGGTCCTGATCGAGCTGCACGAGCTCGCCCTCGGTGAGGTTCTGCCGTTGGTGGGAACCGGTCGCAACTCGACCTTCAGCACGCAGCAACGAGCCCGCCTCTCTGCCGACCTGGCCTCCTTGCGGCGCGCGCTCCCCCGTGAAGAGCCCAGGTTCGACCCGGCCGCCCCGATCATCACTCCGCCGGCGCCGACTCGTGGAGGACCGTCGTTGTGA
- a CDS encoding helix-turn-helix transcriptional regulator, translating to MTTVIGYEWRLREQMAAAGMFSTTKLIPLLQERGIQLSSSQIYRLVVDKPERLNLGVLAALMDILGCTADDLIVTVDLGRSRTTSIAVGAEPASTTIREQGWRPKPARITD from the coding sequence ATGACCACAGTGATCGGCTACGAATGGCGGCTGCGGGAGCAAATGGCCGCGGCGGGGATGTTCAGCACCACGAAGCTGATCCCGCTGCTGCAGGAGCGGGGCATCCAATTGTCATCCAGCCAGATCTACCGGCTGGTCGTGGACAAACCGGAGCGGCTGAACCTGGGCGTCCTCGCGGCGCTGATGGACATCCTCGGCTGCACTGCTGACGACCTGATCGTCACGGTCGACCTGGGCCGATCCCGCACCACCTCGATCGCAGTCGGCGCCGAGCCGGCGTCCACGACGATCCGAGAACAGGGCTGGCGGCCCAAGCCGGCCCGCATCACCGACTGA
- a CDS encoding thioredoxin family protein, with amino-acid sequence MRVEILHISECPSWIETARRVRQALDELGLDPVNVEIRLLQSRADASAETSFAGSPTILIDGSDAFPGATHSTELACRVYPTPAGLAGSPTQTQITDALRSRIPDEASRPPQTRTTGARTK; translated from the coding sequence ATGCGCGTGGAGATCCTCCATATCTCGGAATGCCCGTCGTGGATCGAGACGGCCCGCCGAGTGCGCCAGGCGCTCGATGAGCTTGGACTAGACCCAGTGAACGTCGAAATTCGACTCCTTCAATCCCGCGCCGACGCCAGCGCGGAGACCTCGTTCGCCGGGTCACCCACGATCCTGATCGACGGCTCTGACGCTTTCCCTGGCGCAACACACTCCACCGAGCTCGCCTGCCGGGTCTATCCGACGCCCGCCGGGCTCGCTGGATCTCCCACCCAGACACAAATCACCGACGCACTTCGGTCACGCATCCCCGACGAAGCCAGCCGGCCTCCACAGACTCGAACGACGGGCGCGAGAACGAAATGA
- the mobF gene encoding MobF family relaxase: MRAAIAYALDGNCDAAIRVSRGVDALAEYSAVASGGVRRFVVDHGRVESDLLNRNQLCSWVDGRDPFTGVRRGRELGSQDADLLLDGTINAPKSFSVAALLHPELADEFEALQDRLRNRIMETWQRELNARRGAGGRVREALQRVEVVELQHRRSRALDPHVHRHLWLNVKVLGEDGQWSNVDSRVAMKMHTLINAEGELASRTDPRWIAALERYGYTLDSAGEIAEIAQAVRPLSRRSNQIEANRAVMLAEWRDAHPGQEPDRDIQRQIDRLAWAKDRPRKPRDLDEADWEELIRDEISGIDPLLIEPRSPVHSLSVPLSQLDLDLLAAKAIVEADGRSASCGGRFGAFDLRAGALRAVAGSGVVAERERLQETIDEIVRRALTHTVDLLDEDGPRPDHIKGYMAAATASLKVDLAARFDRLNVAGAVLSEDAMQLVAQSVLNTEVDLHSGQAQAAGAIAGTDRLVTITGPAGTGKTTMLRVAKHALLLQGRRTIVVAPTKKAASVASREIGTAASSLHALLADHGWRWSRDAAGAETWSRLEPGAVDPQTGTTYDGPRRYPIAPDDRIVVDEAGMVDLHTANALATLAEETGAGIAMVGDHLQAMPVGHSGAMACMTRRSGRIVELTAVHRFTDPGYAELTLRLREPGSQSAALEVAGALAARGLIRRVNDAGDARDFMVGSYFHFAGMHKRVALVTSTNDEADLINEAIQQGRLELGQLGLHRIAVGKREQRILEGDIVQTRRNDRKADVENRAVWVVRRIRPDAVELSAISDSADTRLVSAEYVAEHVHLAYASTVHGIQGETMDASVVGPGVDASGLYVGMTRGRSHNEALAIARSDDEAVSAVADCMMRGLPEVTIDDSRRAARVELGRAAREAQPAEHTIARWNDLRARPLGATINIESLRDASHARLAVARDRAIELNSWIASASRVLGKFAVLTTSMDSIDHARRKVVSAPAADEVNAYALQSRVDGRAAELREVLLMASEEQAFLERVDAEIALRATLGSAQLERERAEREAAELQSVATAGTPGGPTWAR, from the coding sequence GTGCGTGCCGCCATTGCCTACGCGCTGGACGGAAACTGTGATGCGGCAATTCGGGTGTCGCGAGGGGTAGACGCGCTCGCCGAGTACAGCGCGGTGGCGTCGGGTGGCGTCAGGCGCTTCGTCGTCGACCACGGCCGCGTTGAATCCGACCTGCTCAACCGGAATCAACTGTGCAGCTGGGTCGACGGGCGGGATCCGTTCACCGGGGTGAGACGCGGTCGAGAGCTCGGATCTCAGGACGCCGACCTTCTGCTCGACGGCACGATCAACGCGCCCAAGTCATTCAGTGTTGCCGCGCTCTTACATCCGGAGCTTGCCGACGAGTTCGAGGCCCTGCAAGATCGCCTTCGCAACCGGATCATGGAGACATGGCAGCGGGAGCTGAACGCTCGCAGAGGAGCCGGTGGCAGAGTCCGTGAAGCGTTGCAGCGCGTCGAGGTGGTCGAGTTGCAGCACCGTCGATCACGCGCTCTCGACCCTCACGTGCATCGACACCTTTGGCTGAACGTGAAGGTGCTCGGCGAGGACGGGCAGTGGTCGAACGTCGACTCACGGGTGGCAATGAAGATGCACACACTTATCAATGCGGAGGGGGAACTAGCTTCGCGGACCGACCCGAGGTGGATAGCCGCGCTCGAGAGATACGGATACACCCTCGATAGCGCAGGGGAGATCGCTGAGATCGCACAGGCAGTGCGACCACTTTCTCGCCGTTCAAACCAGATCGAGGCGAACCGGGCTGTGATGCTCGCCGAGTGGCGAGACGCGCACCCAGGACAGGAACCCGACCGCGACATCCAGCGACAGATCGATCGGCTGGCGTGGGCGAAGGATCGGCCTCGCAAGCCGAGGGACCTAGATGAGGCGGACTGGGAGGAGCTGATCCGTGACGAGATCTCGGGGATTGATCCGCTCCTGATTGAGCCGCGGAGCCCCGTCCACAGCTTGTCGGTTCCGCTGAGCCAGCTCGACCTGGATCTCCTCGCCGCAAAGGCGATTGTTGAAGCAGACGGTCGCTCGGCTTCATGCGGCGGGCGCTTCGGCGCATTCGACCTACGGGCAGGGGCCCTACGTGCCGTCGCTGGATCGGGTGTTGTTGCAGAGCGCGAAAGGCTGCAGGAAACCATCGACGAGATCGTGCGGCGTGCTCTTACGCACACCGTCGATCTCCTGGACGAGGATGGGCCGCGCCCGGATCACATCAAGGGCTACATGGCCGCTGCAACAGCATCGCTGAAGGTGGACCTCGCGGCGCGCTTCGATCGCCTCAATGTCGCCGGCGCTGTGCTCTCGGAGGACGCGATGCAGTTGGTTGCCCAGTCCGTGCTCAATACGGAGGTCGACCTCCACTCCGGTCAGGCTCAGGCTGCTGGAGCGATCGCGGGCACCGATCGATTGGTGACGATTACCGGCCCTGCGGGCACGGGCAAGACGACGATGCTCCGAGTCGCCAAGCATGCGTTGCTTTTGCAGGGCCGGCGCACCATAGTCGTGGCTCCAACCAAGAAGGCGGCATCGGTGGCGAGCCGCGAGATCGGCACGGCAGCATCCAGCCTGCATGCACTGCTCGCGGATCACGGATGGCGATGGAGCCGCGACGCCGCCGGCGCCGAGACGTGGTCACGCCTCGAGCCGGGCGCCGTCGATCCGCAGACTGGGACCACGTACGACGGACCTCGGCGATACCCGATCGCCCCCGATGATCGCATCGTCGTTGACGAGGCCGGCATGGTCGATCTGCACACCGCGAACGCGCTCGCGACTCTTGCGGAGGAGACCGGTGCCGGCATCGCGATGGTTGGCGACCATCTGCAGGCGATGCCGGTTGGTCACTCGGGGGCGATGGCGTGCATGACGCGGCGGAGCGGCAGAATTGTCGAGTTGACTGCCGTCCATCGATTCACCGATCCGGGCTACGCCGAGCTGACGCTTCGTCTGCGAGAGCCGGGTTCGCAGAGCGCGGCCCTCGAGGTTGCCGGTGCGCTCGCGGCGCGGGGTCTCATCCGGCGCGTGAATGATGCAGGCGACGCACGCGATTTCATGGTCGGGTCCTACTTCCACTTCGCCGGGATGCATAAGCGCGTTGCGCTGGTCACCAGCACCAATGACGAGGCCGACTTGATCAACGAAGCGATACAGCAGGGCCGGCTTGAGCTGGGGCAACTCGGCCTCCATCGAATCGCTGTCGGCAAGAGAGAGCAAAGGATCCTCGAGGGGGACATCGTCCAGACCCGTCGAAACGATCGAAAGGCGGATGTCGAGAATCGGGCGGTCTGGGTCGTCCGCCGAATTCGCCCAGACGCTGTCGAACTTTCGGCGATCTCGGACAGCGCCGACACTCGCCTCGTCTCGGCCGAGTACGTGGCGGAGCATGTCCATCTCGCTTATGCGTCGACTGTGCACGGGATCCAAGGCGAGACCATGGACGCATCGGTCGTTGGGCCCGGCGTTGACGCGTCGGGGCTGTATGTCGGGATGACTCGTGGCCGCTCGCACAACGAGGCCCTGGCCATTGCACGATCGGACGATGAGGCCGTCTCTGCCGTTGCTGATTGCATGATGCGCGGGCTTCCCGAGGTCACGATTGACGACTCTCGACGAGCTGCGCGGGTCGAACTCGGTCGAGCAGCACGAGAAGCGCAGCCTGCCGAGCACACCATTGCCCGCTGGAATGACCTTCGAGCGCGGCCTCTGGGCGCGACAATCAACATCGAGTCCCTGCGAGACGCGAGTCACGCTCGCTTGGCCGTCGCACGCGATCGCGCAATCGAACTTAACTCGTGGATCGCGAGCGCGAGCCGCGTACTTGGAAAGTTCGCTGTGCTGACGACCTCGATGGATTCGATCGATCACGCTCGCAGGAAAGTGGTGAGCGCGCCAGCAGCTGACGAAGTCAACGCATACGCGCTGCAATCGCGAGTCGATGGTCGGGCAGCAGAACTTCGCGAAGTCCTGTTGATGGCGAGTGAGGAACAGGCGTTTCTCGAACGCGTGGACGCCGAGATCGCTCTGCGCGCCACACTAGGAAGCGCCCAGCTCGAGCGCGAGAGGGCAGAGCGTGAGGCCGCTGAGTTGCAGTCCGTGGCGACTGCGGGCACGCCCGGCGGGCCCACTTGGGCGCGCTGA
- a CDS encoding MinD/ParA family ATP-binding protein: MTIAPPPQRAYAAVNGSSATFVLPDGGTETVRATEQTDIRQAIVDRAAAVARKAATPVELVTTGDRGEHHLLVDATGTVTSLIERPVEHGTVVRGAAVDTANGEEVRNEAQRLRRTTVAAEPPTRTSFIEPARGERSEGAGWRGLIGRIGIHVHPSTAELARAEHAQTVSRHWAGCRTIAVANGKGGVGKTITTAMLAAVYGRYGGGNVLAWDNNDTRGTLGWRTESGLYDATIRDLLPAASTLLAPTASVSDISAFVHHQSADRYDVLRSNPELLAVHQRIAHAEFDVLMQVAARYYRLVVFDSGNDESADRWLRMVDSSYQLVIPTLTAPESAESAALLLDALRERDERSAALADNAVIVLTHAEPVRASEARRIVEGFEGYVRAVETVPFDPALKSGPLRFDSLRPATRDAWLRVAAAAASSLEAEPS, encoded by the coding sequence ATGACCATCGCGCCACCACCCCAACGCGCCTACGCAGCCGTGAACGGATCGAGCGCCACTTTCGTCTTACCCGATGGTGGCACCGAAACGGTCCGCGCCACGGAACAGACCGACATCCGCCAGGCCATTGTCGACCGCGCGGCTGCCGTCGCCCGAAAGGCAGCCACGCCAGTGGAGCTCGTCACGACCGGCGATCGCGGCGAGCATCACCTGCTCGTCGACGCAACCGGCACGGTCACGTCACTCATCGAGAGGCCCGTCGAACACGGCACGGTCGTGCGCGGCGCTGCTGTCGACACCGCGAACGGAGAGGAGGTGAGGAACGAGGCTCAGCGGCTGCGGCGAACGACCGTGGCCGCTGAGCCCCCCACGCGTACCTCGTTCATCGAACCGGCTCGAGGGGAGCGCTCCGAGGGTGCCGGTTGGCGGGGGTTGATCGGCCGAATCGGCATCCACGTCCATCCCTCCACTGCCGAACTCGCTCGGGCGGAACACGCCCAGACCGTCTCTCGACATTGGGCCGGTTGCCGTACCATCGCCGTCGCCAACGGCAAGGGCGGGGTCGGCAAGACCATCACCACCGCAATGCTCGCAGCGGTATATGGGCGATACGGAGGCGGCAACGTGCTGGCCTGGGACAACAATGACACGCGCGGGACACTCGGATGGCGGACGGAATCAGGACTCTACGACGCAACGATTCGTGATCTGCTCCCCGCCGCCAGCACGCTGCTCGCGCCTACAGCATCCGTCTCGGACATCAGCGCCTTCGTCCACCACCAGTCTGCTGATCGATACGACGTGCTCCGATCGAATCCTGAGTTGCTCGCGGTTCATCAGCGCATCGCCCACGCGGAGTTCGACGTTCTGATGCAGGTCGCCGCCCGCTACTACCGACTTGTCGTCTTCGACTCCGGAAATGATGAGTCGGCCGATCGGTGGCTGCGAATGGTCGACTCGTCGTACCAGCTCGTCATCCCTACGCTTACGGCTCCTGAATCGGCCGAGTCGGCTGCCCTTCTGCTCGATGCTCTTCGCGAACGCGACGAACGATCGGCAGCGCTCGCGGACAACGCCGTGATCGTCCTGACACACGCCGAGCCTGTCCGTGCCAGCGAAGCTCGCCGCATCGTCGAAGGGTTCGAGGGATACGTGCGGGCCGTCGAGACTGTTCCGTTCGATCCGGCGCTCAAGTCCGGGCCGCTCCGGTTCGACTCTCTCAGACCGGCTACGCGCGACGCCTGGCTTCGAGTTGCCGCAGCTGCGGCATCCAGTCTCGAGGCAGAGCCATCATGA
- a CDS encoding DUF2188 domain-containing protein, translated as MILMHRRVVDSHRRGGHMASNSRRDVVPGRNGGWDITAPGAKRISGNERTQADAERRAKDIVRNAGGGEVVTHGRDGKIRSKDTVAPGNDPNPPRDREH; from the coding sequence ATGATCCTCATGCACCGCCGAGTCGTAGACTCGCACCGGCGAGGAGGTCACATGGCAAGCAATAGCCGTCGGGACGTCGTACCGGGCCGGAATGGCGGCTGGGATATCACCGCTCCCGGCGCGAAGCGTATCTCCGGCAACGAACGGACCCAGGCCGACGCTGAGCGTCGGGCGAAGGACATCGTCCGCAACGCAGGCGGCGGTGAGGTCGTCACCCACGGCCGCGATGGCAAGATCCGCAGTAAAGACACCGTCGCGCCGGGCAACGATCCCAACCCACCACGAGATCGCGAGCACTAG
- a CDS encoding single-stranded DNA-binding protein — protein MTTKIPVTIEGNLTGDPEYGTGESGNEYARFSVAVNDRRLNRETGVWEDGDTVFHRVVVFDRQAGNVARSLSRGDNVIIAGELRFGSYTDKESGQTRETRDIVADNVGASLKFATVGVERAPKASGPAADASASGPVAVPVSSTGAGLAR, from the coding sequence ATGACAACCAAGATCCCGGTCACGATCGAGGGCAACCTCACCGGTGATCCCGAGTACGGCACGGGTGAATCGGGCAACGAGTACGCCCGTTTCTCCGTCGCTGTCAACGACCGAAGACTGAACCGCGAGACCGGTGTATGGGAGGACGGCGACACGGTCTTTCACCGCGTCGTCGTGTTCGACCGGCAGGCCGGCAACGTGGCTCGGTCGCTCAGCCGTGGGGACAACGTGATCATCGCCGGCGAGCTCCGCTTCGGGAGCTACACCGACAAGGAGTCCGGCCAGACGCGCGAGACCCGCGACATCGTCGCGGACAACGTCGGCGCATCTCTCAAGTTCGCGACGGTCGGCGTCGAGCGCGCCCCAAAAGCTAGCGGCCCCGCCGCGGATGCGTCCGCTTCGGGGCCGGTAGCGGTGCCGGTCTCATCCACCGGCGCCGGGCTTGCTCGCTGA